The following are from one region of the Syngnathus acus chromosome 19, fSynAcu1.2, whole genome shotgun sequence genome:
- the LOC119137901 gene encoding low affinity immunoglobulin epsilon Fc receptor-like: MWTGLNDLALAGTLVWLDRHEVTFTHWAPGEPSQRVGLGKHCVAVLRQTGRWKLMSCAQVNSFMCKMPTAHFPIASPTPTIPVVSVPKVVANPSPMLAPGKSPSSKPQAAGGETLQRRPPSKSSKKKKKQQQQN; encoded by the exons ATGTGGACCGGACTGAACGACCTGGCGCTTGCCGGCACGTTGGTGTGGTTGGACCGCCACGAGGTGACCTTCACCCACTGGGCCCCAGGAGAACCCAGCCAGCGCGTCGGCCTCGGCAAACACTGCGTGGCTGTGCTACGGCAG actGGAAGATGGAAGCTAATGTCCTGCGCCCAAGTCAACAGCTTCATGTGCAAAATGCCCACAGCGCATTTTCCAATTGCCTCACCGACTCCTACCATCCCCGTCGTGTCAGTCCCCAAGGTCGTGGCCAACCCGAGCCCGATGCTTGCCCCAGGCAAAAGTCCCTCATCGAAGCCACAGGCTGCCGGTGGAGAAACTCTACAAAGGCGCCCTCCAAGCAAGTCatcgaagaagaagaagaagcagcagcagcagaattAA
- the LOC119138407 gene encoding secretory phospholipase A2 receptor-like has translation MATTNGWLGARYDCVLEGGDLISITSPYEEIFVKEQMGDKPFWIGRSNLKCNQAWCQFFEAGEKSLSLFDDTAATPTYANWDSRQGRIADVGSCAYVNQGAHGGSQPGKWRHGSCGSSLAYMCERPLDACPEGRLCSYKDYGLGYNRVERLLLSL, from the exons atggcgaccaccaacggttggctgggggctcgtTACGACTGCGTCTtggagggcggcgacctgaTCTCCATCACCTCGCCATACGAGGAAATCTTTGTGAAGGAGCAAATGGGCGACAAGCCGTTCTGGATCGGACGCTCCAATctg AAATGCAACCAGGCCTGGTGTCAGTTTTTTGAAGCGGGAGAAAAAAGCCTGTCTTTGTTCGACGACACCGCTGCGACGCCGACCTATGCCAACTGGGACTCGCGTCAAGGAAGAAT CGCCGACGTTGGTTCCTGCgcgtacgtcaaccaaggtgcACACGGAGGCAGTCAGCCTGGCAAGTGGAGACATGGCTCGTGCGGATCCTCCTTGGCGTACATGTGCGAGCGGCCGCTCGACG CCTGCCCGGAGGGACGGCTGTGTTCCTACAAAGACTACGGATTAGGCTACAAtcgagtggaga GACTCTTGCTATCACTTTGA
- the LOC119138408 gene encoding secretory phospholipase A2 receptor-like, producing MDTCNSLRPSICQKGKARDSLSVLPAPASASGSIKTCDTKIGWTLHGSHCYKKMETPNGWLGARYDCLWEGGDLVSITSKDEEDFVKEQMGDKPFWIGLSNLNCDEDVCEFSEAGEKRLTWSDTAVTPTYANWDSRQDGSANVGSCAYVNQGVHLSSQPGKWRHGSCQSSLAYMCKWSPDDCPDGWPCSYKDLGYGYRRVETSFCDSGEFLYKDSCYHFEGTHTNREAAENLCKNKGGHLASVHSLVNGQFLAGKARDSLPLLPVPTSASGKSAKCGWWQENPGNDDFCYPINSKPTKTWKEARDKCARLRGNLLGISDSQDHTFVQDLLLNASSSLWLDANDTMVEDGSKKSEQSSSSSVQLAAAGGSKTW from the exons ATGGACACTTGCAATAGCCttcgtccatccatctgtcaaaaAG GCAAGGCCAGAGATTCTCTTTCGGTTCTTCCGGCGCCGGCATCGGCATCAG GATCAATCAAGACATGTGACACAAAAATCGGATGGACTCTTCACGGCTCCcactgctacaagaagatggagacccccaacggttggctgggggctcgtTACGACTGCctctgggagggcggcgaccttgTTTCCATCACCTCCAAGGACGAGGAAGACTTTGTGAAGGAGCAAATGGGCGACAAGCCgttctggatcggactctccaatctg AACTGCGACGAGGACGTGTGTGAGTTTTCGGAAGCGGGAGAAAAGAGGCTGACTTGGTCCGACACCGCTGTGACGCCGACCTATGCCAACTGGGACTCGCGTCAAGACGGAAG CGCCAACGTTGGCTCCTGCgcgtacgtcaaccaaggtgtgCACCTCTCCAGTCAGCCTGGAAAGTGGAGACATGGATCGTGCCAATCCTCCTTGGCGTACATGTGCAAGTGGTCCCCGGATG ACTGCCCGGACGGATGGCCGTGTTCCTACAAAGACTTGGGTTACGGTTACAGACGAGTTgaga CTTCCTTCTGCGACTCTGGCGAGTTCCTGTACAAGGACTCGTGTTACCATTTTGAGGGGACACATACAAACCGGGAAGCGGCTGAGAATTTGTGCAAGAACAAGGGAGGTCACCTGGCCAGCGTCCACTCACTGGTTAACGGACAATTTTTGGCTG GCAAGGCCAGAGATTCTCTTCCGCTTCTCCCGGTGCCGACATCAGCATCAG GCAAGAGCgcaaagtgcggctggtggcaGGAAAACCCCGGCAAcgacgacttctgctacccgATCAACTCCAagcccaccaagacctggAAGGAGGCGCGAGACAAGTGCGCCCGCCTCAGAGGCAACCTGCTCGGCATCTCCGACTCGCAGGATCACACCTTCGTCCAAG ATCTTCTGCTAAACGCTTCCTCCTCTTTGTGGTTGGACGCCAACGACACCATGGTCGAAGACGGCAGCAAGAAGTCTGAGCAGTCCTCATCGAGTTCCGTCCAGTTGGCCGCCGCAGGTGGGTCTAAAACCTG GTAA
- the LOC119138406 gene encoding uncharacterized protein LOC119138406 — protein MSARKEVRRNTAKPPRPHDGFKETLLCNDRSADLVCEAEGQKQGRISIQSAFYGRRSWDICLADGDSYNDEYCAVEGILPRYRKMCNSQQKCHIELLEDESCPASSSKYLQMVYSCEQKVCLDSLVIADGSVADSSFIASSSMEDATPEKARLNGESCWKPSKAPIGSWIQVNLGNTRKVTGIVTQGCDGASTSSWNIHLEMKLSVKWRKWTEHPNGKFIGSGTHLLETPAFAQYVRILPLENLPQFGLRFDILGCAHDDETTCARTFNSLHVTDSMTFYCPPGCDKEEHFVFGLMVYSAGSHICAAAIHAGVIRSDIGGDCIVMRAPKQQVYTGSTGNGITSRHLVDPLGVSHTFGDGEPRCSAPDWEEFAGFCYKTFEGKKKWDDAQLVCRSLGADLVSIRSEVEQASVKNVSNLGAHPNLKFPTVPVERLDGCNI, from the exons AtgtctgcaagaaaagaggtaaGAC GAAACACGGCCAAACCGCCGCGGCCTCATGACG GATTTAAGGAGACCCTTCTCTGCAACGACCGTTCTGCTGACCTGGTATGTGAGGCTGAGGGTCAGAAGCAAGGTCGCATCAGCATCCAGTCTGCCTTTTACGGTCGGCGGAGCTGGGATATTTGCTTGGCGGACGGCGACTCATACAATGACG AGTACTGCGCAGTGGAAGGCATCCTCCCTCGCTACAGGAAAATGTGCAACAGCCAGCAAAAATGCCACATTGAGCTTTTGGAGGACGAGTCCTGccctgcctcctcctccaaaTATCTGCAGATGGTCTATAGCTGTGAACAGAAAG TATGTCTCGACAGTCTGGTCATCGCCGACGGGAGCGTCGCAGACTCTTCCTTCATAGCCTCCTCCTCAATGGAAGACGCCACCCCAGAAAAAGCCCGCCTCAATGGAGAGTCCTGCTGGAAGCCGTCAAAAGCTC ccATCGGCAGTTGGATCCAGGTGAACCTCGGTAACACGAGAAAGGTGACGGGGATCGTGACCCAGGGCTGTGATGGCGCTAGTACTAGCTCCTGGAACATCCATCTTGAGATGAAGCTGAGCGTTAAGTGGAGGAAGTGGACCGAGCACCCAAACGGGAAG TTCATCGGCAGTGGAACTCACCTGCTTGAGACGCCCGCGTTCGCTCAGTACGTCCGCATCCTGCCGCTGGAGAATCTTCCCCAATTTGGCCTCCGCTTCGACATCTTGGGATGCGCACATGACG ATGAGACGACCTGCGCCAGAACGTTCAACAGCCTCCACGTGACCGATTCGATGAC GTTCTACTGTCCCCCGGGCTGTGACAAAGAGGAACACTTTGTCTTTGGATTGATGGTCTACTCTGCG GGCTCGCACATCTGCGCGGCCGCTATTCACGCCGGAGTCATCCGGAGCGACATCGGAGGAGATTGTATCGTGATGAGAGCTCCCAAACAGCAAGTCTACACGGGCTCCACCGGGAACGGGATCACCTCCAGACA TTTGGTCGACCCACTGGGCGTGTCGCACACGTTTGGAGACGGAG AGCCCAGATGCTCAGCGCCTGACTGGGAGGAGTTTGCCGGTTTCTGCTACAAAACCTTTGAGGGCAAAAAGAAATGGGATGATGCGCAACTCGTCTGCCGTAGTCTCGGTGCCGATCTGGTGTCCATCCGCTCAGAGGTGGAGCAGGCGTCGGTGAAAAACGTCTCCAACCTCGGTGCGCACCCCAACCTTAAATTCCCAACAGTCCCCGTAGAACGACTCGATGGGTGCAATATCTGA